The DNA sequence CtgataaaatcttttaaaacgAAAATATATAGCACATGCCATAGGATTAACCAGGGCTTCAGTCGTATATAATATTTGCTTTTGAAGCAGAAAATCATTTTTGGCTGGGGCATAATATTcattaaatgttaatttttattaaattttgaaaatattattaaatacaaaaaaaaaaaatttcaaattgagCTCAAAAGAAGCTAAATATACATGTGACGGTGAGTGTTCCAGTGGTATTAGAGTAATATTGATtaagatttttcaatttttatagttGAATTGTTAAAGTATTGATTAAATAagaatattttacaattttaataacaaattttattttttttataatttttttatgagatttttaaatattggataatttctaatattttcatcaatcttttcatattttacaatgttacaaaattttcttttaaaatttagaaaatatcaatatatatcatgaaaattttgaccaaataattcacataaaaatatatagatagaaaatttcaccaaaatattgaaaattttgataaaaattatggaaattttaacaattttttttatgtatctcAATATCTTACAgacttattgaaaaaataaaaattttaaaaaacatatcacgcaaattattcatattttaaacattACTCTTGCCTATGGTTTAGCAATAATCCTACAACATTGGTACGTAGGACGATTTTTTTGACATGCTCTTTGTGCTCATGGTTTGCTTGTTTGCCCATAATCCCTACAACTTTGCTATCTTGCTTGTTTAACTTGCTCTTTTGCTTATTGTTTGCCTAGTTGTTAATTTTGCACTCTGGTGCTGCATGATGTACCCTTTCCATATGCATCGGGTTTTATTACAGGTTTgttcttaaagaaaaaaaaataaataaataaatgaacaaaataactCATATTTAGAAGCCAGAAAAATGGATTTTGTTTGGATGCCAAAATACAAACTATGCACACGGTTGCTCTAGCATACTAACCATACTGCTAATTTTAATGCAATTGAGCCACAAGTTGAAAGAAACctcagaaaaattaaaaaaaaaaaaaaaaaaaaaaaaaacaataataatgagcTCCATCACCATGACCGCTGGTTTTTATGATCATCAGAATGTTGAGAGACCAGTATACCCTCTTCTTTTATTTGCGGAATGATTAGATGAGTTTCTGTACAGAGCTCTCGAAATGGTATAACAAAAAATCACTTTCTTTTATTTGCTGAATGATTCCTGCTTAGAACGTTGaaacaattaacaaaaaaatcaatttcttgctcTGAAAATAACAATGGCAGCGAGATTTGCAGCAAAAGCAGAGCAATCAAAACCTCTTCTCCGATTCCTTAAACCCAATATCCCAAAAACCCATTCTCATTTACTCCTCCGCCACCTATCCACCGAACCCAACAACCCTCTGCAGAAACTGAACAACGACGACGAAGAAAAATTCATAGCTCAAGTGGTTCAACTACTCTTCTCCAACTCCGCCACTCCCTCTCCTACCCGACTCTTCCGTATCGCTTCTCGCTTGGACTCCTCGTCTAAAGCCCTCCAGTTTTTGGACTACCTACAATCGAATTCGCCAACCCCAGATAAAATCTCGCTCTCTTTAACGTTCCAGGCGGTTCTGTATGTTGCTAGCCGAGAACCCACTTCGCAAAGTAAGCTTCTTGAGCTCTACAAGGCGTCAAGAGAGCGCGGCATTGCGCTAACCATCAATGCCGCCAGTCTTCTCATCCGGTGTTTTGGCAGGGCTGGAATGGTGGACGAGTCGCTTCTAGTGTATTACGAACTCGACCCTTCTTCTAAAAACACGCCTGTTCGAACTCTGCTGATTGGTGAGCTGTTGAGATATGGGCGTGTCGATGATGCGATCCAGGTGCTCGATGAAATGCTCGAACCAAATGCAGAATTCCCGCCGAATGATGCTACGGGTAATGTCGTGTTCGCGAAATTGTTGAAGCGAGAGCGACCAGGGAGGCACGTCAGTGATGAGGAAATTGTTGGGTTGGTGTTCAAATTTGGCAAGCACGGCGTGTTTCCTGGTAAAATAGAGCTTACGCGGTTGATCTTAAAGTTGTGTAGGAACGGGAAGACTGATCGTGCTTGGGATGTTTTAGATAATGTGATGAAGTCGGGCGGTCTTGTGGTGGCTGATTCCTGCAATGCTCTTTTGACAGGTTTGGGAAGAAAACatgattttaaaagaatgaATTTACTTATGGAAGAAATGAAAGAAAGGGATATTCAGCCTGATGTTGTTACTTTCGgcattgttattaattatttatgcaaATCTAGGAGAGTTGACGAGGCATTAGAGGTGTTTGAAAAAATGAAGGGAGGAGGAGATAATGATAAGTTTTCAGTTGAACGTAACGTTATCATTTATAACACTTTGATTGATGGACTCTGTAAAGTGGGGAGGCAAGAAGAAGGACTGCAGTTGATGAAACGGATGAGATCGGAAAATGGATGTGCACCCAATGCTGTTACCTACAATTGTTTAATTGATGGGTTTAACAAAGTTGGGGAGATTGAGAGGGCTCGTGAGCTTTTTGATGAaatgaagaaggaaaaagtGCCACCAGGTGTAATTACTCTCGGTACATTGGTTGATGGTATGTGCAAGCATGGAAGCGTTAGTAGTGCAGTTGAGTTCTTTAATGAAGCGCAAAAGGATGGTCTGAAAGCCGACGCGTTCACCTACAAAAACTTAATCTCTGCCTTTTGTAACGTCAATAATATTAACAAGGCAATGCAATTGTTTGATCAGATGTTAAGTGATGGATGCACCACCGATGCTAAGGCTTACTGCTGCTTGATATCTGGTCTTTGCCTAGCAGGAAGGTTGGATGATGCTAGCCTTGTGGTTTCAAAGTTGAAAGAGGCTGGGTTCTGTATAGATGCCATTTCTTATAATACCCTGATTAATGGTTTTTGCAAGAAGAACAAGCTGGAGAAAGCTTATGCGATGCTTAAGGAAATGGAAGATGAGGGAATTAAACCAGATGTTGTCACATACAATACCTTGATATCCCACTCAAGCAAAACTGGGAATTTGGAAACTGCTTATAAATTGTTGAGGAAAATGATAAGTGATGGTCTTGTCCCCACTGTTGTCACTCATGGAGCCCTGATACATGGCTTTTGCTTAAGTGGCAATATTAACACAGCCATGAAAATTTTCAGAGACATGAGTTCTTCATCAAAGGTTCCTCCAAACACTGTAATATACACTATGTTGATAGATTCTCTCTGCAAGAAGAGCGAAGTAGAACTTGCAGTTTCTCTGATGGATGAAATGAGAGTTAAGGGTGTGAAGCTGGATACCACCACATACAATGCTATGTTCAAAGGCCTTCGGGAAAAGAATTTATTAGATAAAGCATTTAAGTTTATGGATCAAATGGTTGAGCATGCTTGTGGTCCTGATTACATAACAATTGAAATTCTTACTGAATGGCTTTCTGCGGTTGGTGAAACAGACAAGttgaaaaaatttacaaaagcatTTGAAGTTTCTGCTGCAACTGCATTAGAGTGGCTGTAGTAATACGAAGATGGGGTTCATAGAAATACATTGCTCCATGAGATGTTCATACTTGGTAGAAAGCAAAAATTGGTCCCATCTTCTAGCCATACAGTTGCATTCTGAGTTTGCATATTTCTTGCCCTTCATACAAGATTGTGATTGCAGATCCTCGACTTACATGCATTTGCATGGTTGAGACAGTTTTTGATGCTGACTTTCTATTCATGCAAATCCATAGTGGGATGTAGGAGGTACGTCTAATCTGATTACATGGTTCTAAATTTTGTGTGAACAAGATAAATTTTTTGAGAATAGGAGAGAACTGTATATCAACAACCTAAATTACAAACTTTCAACTACATTCTTTTTTACTTCTCTTCTGAAGTAATGCTGCAAATGAGTTGATGAATTTAGCAGTCGTTTTTTCAGCTGCTTGCTTTGGTGTTTTACCATTTTTGTGTTAGAAGTATTCTTGTTGTATAAATAAAACTagaatatatttgttttgaatCCTAAAGACTCTTTACCTTTCTTGTTGGAAAAGGTAGTGGGTTTGGGGGATAGAGAAGACCAAATTTGGTTGTAGTGGGTTTAGGGGATAGGGAAGACCAAATTTGGTTATTTTAACTCTGAATTTCATGTCATTCTCATCGATTATCTTTCTCCAGGCTTCAGCACCTTGTGGAGGATTTGTGAATTTAGGATACTCATCAAATTAGTTTACCAATGGACAGCGAGTTGTCCTAGAGCTATTGTGGACAGACATTTCATCATAATTTCAAAAGAGTATTGCAAGTTTAATTGTAAACCGaagaatataattgtttttagGGTAAATTTctgtatttctttaattttataaggataagaaaaaattcaaataaaagagTGAGTTTATTGTTGGTTTTTGAGACCTGCTTAAATTTTGAGTTCCTTTAGGAAAAATTCAGAGAgagcttttatttaaaatttaaccaaacaaTCATACTCTATCCGGTAGAGCTTCGAATcagttaaatacatttttcataCACTTACAAAATCGATCCAAATGGACACTTAATATTTGCTCTTTTCagggaaaaagaacaaaatcgaTATACaaagtcaaatatatatatatatatatatgtattgttagttttatttaatcaaaacacttaatttaaaattttatttgttgtcCGAACATTAAAAAAGTTCATATTTGTAGCTTATATCTGAATGAGAAAACATGTAAGACTGGAGAAACGTGGACAAGAAAATGTTTTGGGGAGTTCTCAGAAGAAAAGATGATggatttttatggaatttgcTCGAACCttatccccctttttttttttttttggggggggctCAAACCCTATCCCCTATGAGATGTTTgtgacttttatttttatttctattttatttttcagagCAATACATGGTGTGATTTTGAAGTTAGATCCATTGTATCTTGTGCCTATCGCATAGTACTCCTGTTTGTGTAAATTATTGGGCATGGAATTGGGATCACGTTTTTATGTGGTTTTCTGTTGACCATTATGGGCTCGGGCCTCAAATTGAAGACCTTTCCTATTTATGACATGACAGCATCATCTAACACTTGAAAACACTAATAATTATACTGtaaattttgattctttttaattattaatcttATTTTAACTTAAAATCATTAAAAGGGTGTAAATTTGATTAGCTTTTATTAcgtaatcttttattttaactCTAAATCATTAAAAGGGTCAAaatattctttctctttttttttttcttttttttttttaattctagccAGTCTTATTTTTCTATCCTTTTTAATTCTACCACCATCAGTAGTTGGTCGTTGCGACCAATGGTCGTTAGTGATGGTGAAAAAGATCAAAAAAGAATTtatcttcaaaattcaaatacttTTAACATTGAAACTATAATAATTTAGATTATAAATGTACCgaaattttacttaaaaaataaaaaagaaaaaaaacaaacattggAAACATGCTTTGTATGGCTTATGTTTTTCATTCCATCCAATTTATAATTGCAATAAAATTCAGCCCCCTCCACCTTAAGGAAGTATTTCGTGGACaaacatatttgataaatattttagacATTATCTTTTTGTCTAAATATATACTCCAAATTgtgcataaaaaatattaaaaaaaagtgtgGAAAATcatagttacttttttttttttttccttggtggGAAAATTAAAGTTAGTTAAGACCATAATTTATATCATTGGATGTATTCAAGAgccaaaaaatatttggtttttttttttttttgatcatttttcttaaaaagtttgtcataaattttggttcatGGAATCTCCCCGTATTAAAAATGCTGCTTTAATTTCTCTTACTATATTTGAATACTCTTTTTTCGCTCCATAAGTAATGATAGCATGGAGTAAGAGAAAAGTGTGTATGCGTGTGTGTGCtccttttaatgaaattttattgaaattaaactaaaaagcGCTTGCTATAGAGGTAGAGTTTCATCCCCATGACCACAACAAATTTTTCTTGTAAACTAGCTATTCAGATTAAATTTTTACAAGCGTATACGTAGACTTTattaaaatggttaaaaaaaaaaaaaaagcaagtctGCAACTTTGTGAGAGATGTTATTTTCACATGAACATGTGAATTGTGAcggtcaaaaaagaaaaaaagctcaATAATTTTACTACGACAAAATGAACCATGCCACATATTAACATTGAAGAGAATGCAGAGAAGCCACATATTTTGTTTTGTCTCCAAAAAACCCATCAATTTCTATATGCAACCAGGTAACAAAATCGGAATCACAGATCGAAGTAAAACCATGAAAACGGTAAATATGTAAATGGATCAGCAAATCATTCTTACAATTTGTTCACTACCAACTAGTTTAACTGTACTCcaaaacccaaaataaaaaataaagataaaaataaataaaaccccccaaaaaaaaataaaattaaatgactaAAATCTAGTACTCTTTTTTACCCTCAactaaactctctctctctctctctctctaaacatTGTTAAACCAAGATTCCACCAATCGCTAAATTTCTCTCTAGCGACCCAAGGAAGAGAAAAGCTTCCCGGAAAGTGATCCGAATAGCACGATCCGGTCACCGGACTGGCCAATCCTTCCAAACCCACAGAGAAATCGTCACTCACAGTCATATCCGAGAACCCAAAttcgtcttcttcctcatcATCAAGCAAAAAATTCTCCCTCCCTTCTTTGCTCTCCGTGGTTATACTCTGAGGTACAACCAGCTCTTCCTCAATAGATGTTGCCCGAGATGAGGGTTTGGTGGTGGgcatgttgttgttgttgttggagtCATCGCCGTTGACAGTTTGAGGGTTCAATGGCTTCTGACGGGTTGAGCCGGCGAGCGAGTTCCGATCAGTCGGAGCTGGGTGGTTGTTTTCGGCCGTGTATGTGACTATGAAGATTCCCGGGTCGGATCCGTTCCACTCCACTTGTTTCCGGGCCAAACACCCTTTTGAGCTGCTACACCTATAGTATCCCCTGTAGTCacaaagctcaaattaagaacccaaaaagaatataaaagcttaaattttttgctttttttcgaATAATTTCTCGAAACCCACCTTGGATATTGAGAGCCTTTGATGGGTTTTTGACCGTATTTCTGCCATGTCCATGTATCTGAAGAAAGACTCTCTGCAGGAACTTGCCAAACTTTCTTAAGCTGGTTCTTCCTGAAAATggtccccaaaaaagaaaaaagaaaagtcaaagagaAATTTACCTCTTTTTTGATCGTGGAGCTGTGGTAGTGGATTGGGATTGCTTAGAAGGCTGAGTCTCTCGTTGTTTCTGTTGCTGTTGTGAGTGGAAGAGAATACAAGTTACATTTAATGAAATAGGGAAATTAAGTtttatgacatatatatatatatatatatatttagtattcTATTAACTAATATATCAACTACAAGTTTACatcaataaattaaacaaaattaaaccttaatataaataagtacataaaaatacatttattatttcaattttgattACATTGGCAATTTTAATGGACAAATTTAGCTTCATGACAGTATTTAAAATTCTACACTATTATACCAATGGTACAGAACTTCTGACAATTTATAGTTTGgagatatcaaattttaaacagACAAATACTTAATCAGTCTTCATTATTATATCAAATATAGCATAAAACTTTTCAAAGGataattaaatcaataatatttaatttaaattttgaatattttaattaaataaacttgaTAATGGagattatttcatataaaataacaataactaactaaataaataaataacataaaatttcaaaatgaattgaataaataaataatttttttaattaaaatttgaaatggcgataaatttccataaaataaaaataaataaacaaataaaatcatatataagaaaatcaaataagtttttttatttttttaatccgaTTAGTTGACATCAGCAGACTGCATCAAATGACAGGTAGTTTTTCCTGTCTTCTTCTTCCAATCCGTCACCGGTTGATCCGGTTTCACTACAAACGGGTTGCGGACCAGCCAAGCTCATTATTCTGGCCACCAAATTCTTTGATTCCAGCAGCGTTTAAATTGTCTTTTTTTGGGCAACCGTTTCcacaaatcaattttaatttttttttttaaaccaaaatcgATGCCCAACCCAAAGTTTATTTTGCCAtggatttcaatatttttgtcaGATTTTCACATGTTTTCAAACCAAAAGGAACTCCATTCAACCCCAAAAACCATTTCTAAGATAACCTAGGTCATGAATTCGTGCCAAAcaaattttcctattttttattttattttatgcaaaaTACACATTTGGCCAcgggtttcttttattttatatatatatatatatatatattttttttaccagATTTCAAAGGGTTTTCATACCCAATTTGGAAGTACtaaaaaattccatttaagATGAAAAATAATTGTTCATGATGCCCAGATCTCAATTTgtatagaaattattatttgattccaaaatttttgcAATAAACTATACATTGGAACCCAAAAGAACACAAGCGATACAAAAAATTTCACAGTTTTCGCATAGAACAATTTTAACCTGACATAACACGGCATGATAGAACAAAACCAAATCATATTTGAGATTCATATAAATTTGCAGTAGATCACAGATGCAGATATAGATAGCTTTGACAAATTGCATCATAATGCacaaatcataaaatataaaatacaatttaaaaaatgtgaaatcTAAGCTCcgataccaattgttagtgctatcaaacatgaacaattaattatatataaactataacaCTCTAATTTCAAGATCTTCAtacatataattacaaaaattgtatttaattaaattattaacattttaaacGCAGCAATTGATTTATCAGATCTACctgcaaaacaaaatataagaataatatAAGCATGCTTAATGGACACACTGCTCTCTAATATTTCTCTCTCAGATTTTCACCAAACAGGGATTATAGATATTTCAAAATCCTAATCACTCAATATGTAAATTATGTATTATCTATAGTGACTCATGCccgatttatatatatatatacacaaaaataattaataaataataatagcaataataataataataaaacataaaataagtcAATTGGATATATAGAGAGAATAAATCTTTCAATCCAATGGATCAACTAAAATATTACGGAGAATGTGTGACTAAggattttattgaaaaagatcAATAAACAAACCAACAACAGGTATTTGATGAGGAATAGTTTGGGAAGAATGAGAGATATGGTCGTCGGTTAGTGGAACTCAGTTAGTGGAGAGGAATTAAGAGATTGATTAGAATAGGATTTAGGATAATTAAAGGATTATTTGAATTGGGATTGGAAAGAGAATAATTAGCAGATTGATTGGTAGATGAGGTGGACGAAAATAGAGGATTAATGGAATTAGAATTGGGAAGAGATAAAGATAGGTGATTGGAATCATTAGATAAGGAAAGATTGGATGGGGACTGTGGAACAGATATGGGATTTTGAGTGGCAGAGGAATGTATTGGGACCAAAGAGATGAAAGTGTCTGAAGTAGGACGTGGTAAATGCATTGACACGACATGGAGGAATAAGGAAAAATGTGCTCAACAAAGTCAATGTGTCCTGCGAAAAAAATTCGATTTCTGGAAGATTCAAAACATTTATAAGCACTTTGAGTAGTTGAATATCCAAGAAAAATAAAGTGGTTGAATGTCCAACAAAAATACAAGGTTTAGAACCATGTTCTAATTTATGCTTGTTATATGGACGGAGCCATGAATAACATAAACTACCAAAAGTTGGCAATTTTTGATAATTAGGAACATAACCAAATAATTTTTGACAAGGTGAGCACATAGACAGACCAACTGTGGACATTCTATTAATGAGATAAGTAGCTGTGACAAATCCATGAGACAAAAAATGGAGAGGTAAGGAGGCGTAACCCGTTTCAACTAAGTGGCGGTGACAACGTTCTAAGTAGCTATTATGCTCGGGTGTGTGAGGTGAGAAAATTTTTAGAGCTAAATATTCTCCATCATTATCAGTATATAGAGTTTTAATAGActgagaaaaatattttcaaccatattttaaaaatttataaaaatttgtatagattttttttattttcgtttaaTGGGATATAACCCTATATACTTTGTGAAGTGGTCATTGGTCACATAGTTGACAAAAGCCTTTGTAAGGCTTGGAGTTGGGGGTGACGGGTACTGCTATGATAATTGGATTCAGGACCCggtttaaattgatttccactATTGTTGGTGCGTCCTTGACGATTGTAGTTGTTATTTTTTCCACCATATCCTGAGCGAATAGCAGCGTTAGCAGTAATGACAGGATTCTCAATGTTGTTTATATCCCATTTGAGAAAGGCCTCATAGTTGAGAAGTTTTCGAGCCCCAGCAGCGGCAGAGATTTCTTTGAAATCATCACCAACACCACTTAGAAATATTGGTTTCAGTTCTTCATGATGGAAAGGTGAATCAAGCATAGCAATCTCATCTGCACCACTTTGAATCAATTGCAGATAGTCTATGATGCTTTTCGTGCCTTTGGAGATTCGGGAAAGATAG is a window from the Ziziphus jujuba cultivar Dongzao chromosome 11, ASM3175591v1 genome containing:
- the LOC107432895 gene encoding pentatricopeptide repeat-containing protein At3g61520, mitochondrial — protein: MAARFAAKAEQSKPLLRFLKPNIPKTHSHLLLRHLSTEPNNPLQKLNNDDEEKFIAQVVQLLFSNSATPSPTRLFRIASRLDSSSKALQFLDYLQSNSPTPDKISLSLTFQAVLYVASREPTSQSKLLELYKASRERGIALTINAASLLIRCFGRAGMVDESLLVYYELDPSSKNTPVRTLLIGELLRYGRVDDAIQVLDEMLEPNAEFPPNDATGNVVFAKLLKRERPGRHVSDEEIVGLVFKFGKHGVFPGKIELTRLILKLCRNGKTDRAWDVLDNVMKSGGLVVADSCNALLTGLGRKHDFKRMNLLMEEMKERDIQPDVVTFGIVINYLCKSRRVDEALEVFEKMKGGGDNDKFSVERNVIIYNTLIDGLCKVGRQEEGLQLMKRMRSENGCAPNAVTYNCLIDGFNKVGEIERARELFDEMKKEKVPPGVITLGTLVDGMCKHGSVSSAVEFFNEAQKDGLKADAFTYKNLISAFCNVNNINKAMQLFDQMLSDGCTTDAKAYCCLISGLCLAGRLDDASLVVSKLKEAGFCIDAISYNTLINGFCKKNKLEKAYAMLKEMEDEGIKPDVVTYNTLISHSSKTGNLETAYKLLRKMISDGLVPTVVTHGALIHGFCLSGNINTAMKIFRDMSSSSKVPPNTVIYTMLIDSLCKKSEVELAVSLMDEMRVKGVKLDTTTYNAMFKGLREKNLLDKAFKFMDQMVEHACGPDYITIEILTEWLSAVGETDKLKKFTKAFEVSAATALEWL
- the LOC107432879 gene encoding WRKY transcription factor 22; the encoded protein is SSTHNSNRNNERLSLLSNPNPLPQLHDQKRESLSSDTWTWQKYGQKPIKGSQYPRGYYRCSSSKGCLARKQVEWNGSDPGIFIVTYTAENNHPAPTDRNSLAGSTRQKPLNPQTVNGDDSNNNNNMPTTKPSSRATSIEEELVVPQSITTESKEGRENFLLDDEEEDEFGFSDMTVSDDFSVGLEGLASPVTGSCYSDHFPGSFSLPWVAREKFSDWWNLGLTMFRERERERV